From the Anaerolineae bacterium genome, one window contains:
- a CDS encoding mechanosensitive ion channel, with translation MQQLYEQLAITLGNYVPSLIGALVILILGWLAAWLISAIVRGVLKHTTLDNRIAGWAGIDKDQSGYRLENTVSKVIFYILMIFVLVAFFQALGLTIITEPLNNLLNVVFAYIPNLLAAGALLLVAWIIAAGTKFVVSRGIQATKLEERLTSQADLEEPGRVRLSDSLANVAYWFIFLLFLPAILGALNMAGLLDPVQGMINELLAYLPNVLGAAIIVLVGWFLARIIRQIVTGLLASLGTDQLSERVGLNRVVGEQKLSSIVGTVVYVLVLIPVIIAGLQALQIEAISAPATSMLNTLLEAVPAIFGAMLVLGITYLIGRLVAGLVSNVLSSIGFDRILSLIGLGREPQEGQRTPSEIVGYLVLIGLMLFATVEAAELLGFEIVAVLVADFLAFAGQVILGLIIFGLALYLGNLAYSVIMSTVRTNTNLLAQAARLAIIVLGTTMALRQMDVAEDIVNLAFGLLLGAIAVAIALAFGLGARDTAGREVESWLQQFRGGSSSSSIEER, from the coding sequence ATGCAACAACTTTATGAACAACTTGCAATAACCTTGGGGAATTATGTACCCAGCCTGATTGGCGCGTTAGTTATTTTGATTCTGGGGTGGTTGGCGGCCTGGTTGATTTCGGCCATTGTCCGGGGCGTATTAAAACACACCACCCTGGATAATCGTATTGCCGGTTGGGCCGGAATAGACAAAGACCAGAGCGGGTACCGATTAGAAAATACCGTGAGCAAAGTTATTTTCTACATTTTAATGATCTTTGTGCTGGTGGCTTTTTTCCAGGCCCTGGGTTTAACCATTATTACCGAGCCGCTTAACAATTTGTTGAATGTTGTCTTTGCCTACATTCCTAATCTGTTGGCTGCCGGAGCGTTATTACTGGTTGCCTGGATCATTGCTGCCGGGACAAAATTTGTTGTTTCTCGCGGTATCCAGGCCACCAAATTAGAAGAGCGCCTGACCAGCCAGGCCGATCTGGAGGAACCGGGACGGGTCCGGTTGAGTGACTCGCTGGCTAATGTAGCTTACTGGTTTATCTTTTTGCTATTTTTGCCGGCTATTTTGGGCGCTTTGAATATGGCGGGGTTATTAGACCCCGTGCAGGGCATGATCAATGAACTGCTCGCCTACCTGCCCAATGTGCTGGGTGCGGCTATTATTGTGTTGGTGGGTTGGTTTTTGGCCCGCATTATCCGGCAAATTGTTACCGGTTTGCTGGCCAGTTTGGGTACCGACCAATTGAGCGAACGCGTTGGCTTAAACAGAGTGGTTGGCGAGCAAAAGTTGTCGAGCATTGTCGGCACCGTAGTGTATGTGCTGGTGCTCATTCCCGTGATCATTGCCGGGCTGCAAGCCTTACAAATTGAAGCCATCTCTGCTCCGGCAACGAGCATGCTTAACACCTTGCTAGAAGCGGTTCCCGCTATATTTGGCGCAATGCTGGTGCTGGGCATCACTTACCTGATCGGTCGCCTGGTAGCTGGCCTGGTGAGCAATGTTTTGAGCAGCATTGGCTTTGACCGGATTTTATCCCTGATCGGTTTAGGCCGCGAACCGCAAGAAGGGCAACGAACCCCCTCAGAAATTGTGGGTTATTTAGTGCTAATTGGCCTGATGCTCTTTGCCACGGTCGAAGCTGCCGAACTGCTAGGGTTTGAGATTGTGGCCGTATTAGTCGCCGATTTCCTGGCCTTTGCCGGGCAAGTCATTTTGGGTCTGATCATTTTTGGCCTGGCGTTGTACCTGGGCAACCTGGCCTACAGTGTAATTATGAGCACGGTTAGAACAAATACAAATCTGCTGGCTCAAGCCGCCCGGCTGGCGATTATTGTTTTGGGCACCACTATGGCCCTGCGCCAAATGGATGTGGCCGAAGACATTGTGAACCTAGCCTTTGGCCTGTTACTCGGTGCTATTGCCGTCGCTATTGCGCTGGCCTTTGGCCTGGGCGCGCGCGATACGGCCGGGCGCGAAGTTGAGAGTTGGTTACAACAATTCCGGGGCGGTAGTTCCAGCAGTTCCATCGAAGAAAGATAA